From a region of the Streptacidiphilus albus JL83 genome:
- a CDS encoding AlkA N-terminal domain-containing protein has protein sequence MSDARQSRGRRCRRLGAVIDEETSYRAVSSRDARFDGVFFTAVRTTGIYCRPSCPAMTPKRQNVHFYPTAAAAQTAGFRACRRCRPDAVPGSPDWNVRADLVARAMRMIGDGVVDREGVAGLAARLGYSERHLTRELVTELGAGPQALARSQRAHTARLLLQTTDLSATDAAFAAGFASVRQFNETIRAVYGLTPTELRQRPSRRAAVPGTIPLRLACREPFDAAHVFDFLGLRTVPGVEETIRTEGGPRTYRRTLDLPGGPGVAEVDEPRTDRAGRSQAWLDCRLQLTSLRDLTTAVQRLRALFDLDADPEAVDRALGGDPHLGPLVAARPGLRSPGHVDPHELAVRAVLGQQVTVAAARTLAGRLAERYGVPLPLPSGGLTRLFPSAAALAGAEDADLAMPRARQRALRGLCAALAEGSVDLRPGVDREQAAADLLALPGIGPWTVSYVRMRALSDPDAYLPTDIGVRHGLRAAGAPEGLDADGWRPWRSYAVHHLWAAATGAAATSAGTEDSRSIRSN, from the coding sequence GGTCGCCGATGCCGCAGACTTGGAGCTGTGATTGACGAGGAGACCAGCTACCGGGCGGTGAGCAGCCGCGACGCGCGCTTCGACGGCGTGTTCTTCACCGCTGTCCGCACCACCGGCATCTACTGCCGACCGAGCTGCCCGGCGATGACGCCCAAGCGCCAGAACGTGCACTTCTACCCGACCGCCGCCGCCGCGCAGACCGCCGGCTTCCGGGCCTGCCGGCGCTGCCGCCCGGACGCGGTCCCCGGCTCGCCGGACTGGAACGTCCGGGCCGACCTGGTGGCCCGCGCCATGCGGATGATCGGCGACGGGGTGGTGGACCGCGAGGGCGTCGCCGGGCTCGCCGCGCGCCTCGGCTACAGCGAGCGGCACCTCACCCGCGAACTGGTCACCGAGCTGGGCGCGGGACCGCAGGCGCTGGCCCGCTCGCAGCGTGCCCACACCGCCCGGCTGCTGCTGCAGACCACCGACCTCAGCGCGACCGACGCGGCCTTCGCGGCCGGCTTCGCCAGCGTCCGCCAGTTCAACGAGACCATCCGGGCCGTCTACGGCCTCACCCCGACCGAGCTGCGGCAGCGGCCGTCCCGCAGGGCCGCCGTGCCGGGGACCATACCGCTGCGGCTCGCCTGCCGGGAGCCGTTCGACGCCGCCCATGTCTTCGACTTCCTCGGGCTGCGCACCGTCCCCGGGGTCGAGGAGACGATCCGGACCGAGGGCGGACCGCGTACCTACCGGCGGACGCTGGACCTGCCCGGCGGCCCCGGCGTCGCCGAGGTCGACGAGCCGCGCACCGACCGGGCCGGCCGTTCCCAGGCCTGGCTGGACTGCCGACTGCAGCTGACCTCGCTGCGTGACCTCACCACCGCCGTCCAGCGGCTACGGGCGCTGTTCGACCTGGACGCCGATCCCGAGGCGGTGGACCGCGCCCTCGGCGGCGACCCCCACCTCGGACCGCTGGTCGCGGCCCGTCCCGGGCTGCGCTCGCCCGGCCATGTCGACCCGCACGAGCTGGCGGTGCGCGCGGTGCTCGGGCAGCAGGTCACCGTCGCCGCCGCGCGGACCCTCGCGGGGCGGCTGGCCGAGCGCTACGGCGTCCCACTGCCGCTTCCCAGCGGCGGCCTGACCAGGCTGTTCCCCAGCGCCGCCGCGCTCGCCGGGGCCGAGGACGCCGACCTGGCCATGCCCCGGGCCCGGCAGCGGGCGCTGCGCGGGCTGTGCGCGGCGCTGGCCGAGGGCAGTGTCGACCTGCGTCCCGGGGTGGACCGCGAGCAGGCGGCGGCCGACCTGCTGGCCCTGCCCGGGATCGGCCCGTGGACCGTCTCCTATGTCCGGATGCGCGCCCTCAGCGACCCGGACGCCTACCTGCCCACCGACATCGGCGTGCGCCACGGCCTGCGCGCCGCCGGTGCGCCGGAGGGGCTGGACGCGGACGGCTGGCGCCCCTGGCGCTCCTATGCCGTGCACCACCTCTGGGCGGCGGCCACCGGCGCCGCCGCGACCTCTGCCGGTACCGAAGATTCCCGTTCCATCAGGAGCAACTGA
- a CDS encoding methylated-DNA--[protein]-cysteine S-methyltransferase: MRYTTVASPLGPLLLVADEDGALTALLAPNTRGRSSTPDPDWKEDPEPFAAAATQLDEYFAGRLTHFDLRIAPHGSEFRRRVWDALDDVPYGGTVTYGQLTAAAGQPPTSVRAVAGAVGANPLLIVRPCHRIIGADGSLTGFAAGLDAKRLLLGLEAQDRTLFEQ; encoded by the coding sequence ATGCGATACACCACCGTGGCCTCCCCGCTCGGCCCGCTGCTGCTGGTCGCGGACGAGGACGGCGCGCTCACCGCGCTGCTCGCGCCCAACACCCGGGGCCGGTCGAGCACCCCCGACCCCGACTGGAAGGAGGACCCGGAGCCGTTCGCCGCCGCCGCAACGCAGCTCGACGAGTACTTCGCAGGCCGGCTCACCCACTTCGACCTGCGGATCGCGCCGCACGGAAGCGAGTTCCGGCGCCGGGTCTGGGACGCGCTGGACGACGTCCCCTACGGCGGGACCGTCACCTACGGCCAACTCACCGCTGCGGCCGGTCAGCCGCCGACCTCGGTCCGGGCGGTCGCCGGGGCGGTCGGCGCCAATCCGCTGCTGATCGTCCGCCCCTGTCACCGGATCATCGGCGCCGACGGGTCGCTCACCGGCTTCGCGGCCGGACTGGACGCCAAGCGGCTGCTGCTCGGGCTCGAAGCCCAGGACCGGACGCTGTTCGAGCAGTGA
- a CDS encoding MarR family winged helix-turn-helix transcriptional regulator, giving the protein MPESAAAPATAAASTPADAVTDGAALPGPAQVQRLTDVVTRLRRALRSSIRTDYPWESLPMAQVELLQTLATGPLRVGELAARQRLAPNTVSGLIGKLLDSGFVDRQADPGDRRTARIALTPAGHRQLADWQRAHERRIATALAMLSAEDSTAIMDALGGLERLATALGTETPTGASDEPGGTAG; this is encoded by the coding sequence ATGCCCGAGTCTGCCGCTGCTCCCGCCACCGCCGCCGCTTCCACTCCCGCCGACGCCGTCACCGACGGTGCAGCCCTGCCCGGCCCCGCCCAGGTGCAGCGGCTCACCGACGTGGTGACCCGGCTGCGCCGCGCGCTGCGCAGCAGTATCCGCACCGACTACCCCTGGGAGTCGTTGCCCATGGCCCAGGTGGAGCTGCTGCAGACGCTCGCCACCGGGCCGCTCCGGGTCGGCGAGCTGGCGGCCCGTCAGCGGCTGGCGCCCAACACCGTGAGCGGTCTCATCGGCAAGCTGCTGGACTCCGGTTTCGTCGACCGGCAGGCCGACCCCGGCGACCGGCGCACCGCGCGGATCGCGCTGACCCCGGCCGGCCACCGGCAGCTCGCCGACTGGCAGCGGGCCCACGAGCGGCGGATAGCGACCGCTCTCGCCATGCTCTCGGCCGAGGACAGCACCGCGATCATGGACGCCCTCGGCGGCCTGGAGCGGCTGGCCACGGCGTTGGGCACGGAGACGCCGACGGGGGCCTCCGACGAGCCCGGCGGTACGGCGGGCTGA